In the Myxococcota bacterium genome, one interval contains:
- the nadA gene encoding quinolinate synthase NadA encodes MAQLTPPAQDFPEDLEAGILALKEERNAVILAHYYQESEVQDLADFVGDSLALAQAATKVDRDVIAFCGVHFMAETAKILNPDRIVVVPDLEAGCSLADGCPPDAFQAFKDEHPEAKVLTYINCSAEVKAMSDLICTSSNAVKMAAHFDDEPLIFAPDRHLARWVAGQSGRDDMIVWQGACIVHEQFSAKGLAKLRVKHPDAEVLAHPECDQAVLDQADFIASTTGIIDRAVNGDADTLIIATEDGVFHQIQQRAPEKQLIQAPGMDESCACNQCPFMRLNTLQKLYLCLRDLEPRVEVPEEIRVRALQPIEKMLELSA; translated from the coding sequence ATGGCCCAACTCACTCCCCCCGCACAGGATTTCCCCGAAGACCTGGAAGCCGGGATCCTGGCGCTCAAAGAAGAGCGCAACGCCGTGATCCTGGCCCACTACTACCAGGAATCCGAGGTCCAGGATCTCGCCGACTTCGTCGGTGACTCCCTGGCGTTGGCCCAGGCCGCTACGAAGGTCGACCGAGACGTCATCGCCTTCTGCGGCGTCCACTTCATGGCCGAGACCGCGAAGATCCTGAACCCGGATCGGATCGTGGTCGTGCCCGATCTCGAAGCCGGTTGTTCGCTCGCCGATGGCTGCCCGCCCGACGCCTTCCAGGCGTTCAAGGACGAGCACCCCGAGGCGAAGGTGCTCACCTACATCAACTGCAGCGCCGAGGTGAAGGCGATGAGCGACCTCATCTGCACCTCGTCCAACGCGGTAAAGATGGCCGCGCACTTCGATGATGAGCCGCTGATCTTCGCGCCCGATCGGCACCTGGCGCGCTGGGTGGCCGGCCAGTCGGGGCGCGACGACATGATCGTCTGGCAGGGCGCGTGCATCGTGCACGAGCAGTTCAGCGCGAAGGGGCTGGCGAAGCTGCGCGTGAAACACCCGGACGCGGAGGTGCTGGCCCACCCCGAATGCGATCAGGCGGTGCTCGACCAGGCCGACTTCATCGCGTCGACGACGGGCATCATCGATCGCGCAGTCAACGGAGATGCGGACACGCTGATCATCGCCACCGAAGACGGCGTCTTCCACCAGATCCAGCAGCGCGCGCCAGAGAAGCAGCTGATTCAGGCACCGGGCATGGACGAGAGCTGCGCCTGCAACCAGTGCCCCTTCATGCGCCTCAACACGCTCCAGAAGCTCTACCTCTGCCTGCGTGATCTGGAGCCGCGGGTCGAGGTGCCCGAGGAGATCCGGGTCCGGGCGCTGCAGCCGATCGAGAAGATGTTGGAGCTGTCGGCGTAG
- a CDS encoding deiodinase-like protein, with translation MCLGANACLPTQPTRHLLHFAEEAPAEGSFAPDVAVRDLDGAERRLSEWIGERPVVLQLGSYSCPLFRQRRHWMNRMAEGWSDRVQFLVVYTQEAHPIDAASPWTPEVWDPWVNGWSGVRMTKAVSWQERRDAAERAQSELDLAMPVLLDRMTDDAWRQYGRAPSPAFVIDRNGRITLRQVWVNPGPIHDELRRLVAEPSEAP, from the coding sequence TTGTGCCTGGGCGCGAACGCGTGTCTGCCCACGCAACCCACGCGGCATCTGCTGCACTTCGCGGAGGAAGCTCCGGCCGAGGGCAGCTTCGCGCCCGATGTGGCGGTCCGGGACCTCGACGGAGCAGAGCGTCGGCTCTCGGAGTGGATCGGGGAGCGTCCGGTCGTACTCCAGCTCGGAAGCTACTCCTGCCCGCTGTTTCGACAGCGACGGCACTGGATGAACCGCATGGCCGAGGGCTGGAGCGACCGGGTCCAGTTCCTCGTGGTCTACACCCAGGAGGCGCACCCGATCGATGCGGCGAGCCCGTGGACGCCCGAGGTCTGGGACCCCTGGGTGAATGGATGGTCCGGTGTCCGCATGACGAAGGCCGTTTCCTGGCAGGAGCGCCGGGACGCCGCCGAGCGGGCGCAATCCGAGCTCGACCTCGCGATGCCCGTACTGCTGGATCGCATGACCGATGACGCCTGGCGCCAGTACGGACGCGCTCCCTCGCCCGCCTTCGTGATCGATCGCAACGGGCGCATCACCCTGCGTCAGGTCTGGGTGAACCCGGGACCGATTCACGACGAGCTTCGCCGGTTGGTCGCGGAACCGAGCGAGGCGCCGTGA
- a CDS encoding helix-turn-helix transcriptional regulator, with the protein MAGRRTTESGFGALLRDARKARGVSQLTLALDADVSARHLSFLETGRAEPSREMVLRLAEALDLPLRERNLWLTGAGFASIYTETSLDAPEMATLRRVLFGMIDRYDPYPALLIDRGWNVVHANAALGRTFARFVGTDPVWTAQPLNLVHLTLHPGGLRPWLVNWDDVAAYTLLRLSREAALASESDELAALLEAARGYPDLPPARPTVPEGPVLPLHLKRDDLELRLFSTVTTVGSPGDITLEDLRIEAFVPADDASEAALHALAE; encoded by the coding sequence ATGGCGGGTCGACGCACGACGGAATCCGGGTTCGGGGCGCTGCTGCGCGACGCCCGGAAGGCGCGCGGCGTCTCCCAGCTGACCCTCGCACTCGACGCCGACGTGTCGGCGCGCCACCTGAGCTTCCTCGAGACCGGGCGCGCCGAGCCCAGTCGCGAGATGGTGCTGCGCCTGGCGGAAGCCCTCGACCTCCCGTTGCGCGAACGCAACCTCTGGCTGACCGGGGCGGGCTTCGCTTCGATCTACACGGAGACCTCCCTCGACGCGCCGGAGATGGCCACGCTACGCCGCGTGCTCTTCGGCATGATCGATCGCTACGACCCCTACCCGGCACTGCTGATCGATCGGGGCTGGAACGTCGTGCACGCGAACGCTGCGCTCGGGCGCACCTTTGCCCGCTTCGTCGGGACCGACCCGGTCTGGACCGCCCAGCCCCTGAACCTCGTGCATCTCACCTTGCATCCGGGTGGGCTGCGTCCCTGGCTCGTCAACTGGGACGACGTCGCGGCCTATACGCTGCTGCGGCTCTCGAGAGAAGCGGCGCTGGCCTCGGAGTCCGACGAACTCGCCGCGCTCCTCGAAGCGGCGCGGGGGTATCCGGACCTGCCGCCGGCGCGACCGACGGTGCCCGAAGGGCCCGTCCTCCCGCTCCACTTGAAGCGTGACGACCTCGAGCTGCGTCTGTTCAGCACGGTTACGACCGTCGGCAGCCCGGGAGACATCACCCTCGAAGATCTCCGCATCGAAGCCTTCGTCCCGGCCGACGACGCGAGTGAAGCCGCGCTCCACGCGCTGGCGGAGTAG